The following coding sequences are from one Deltaproteobacteria bacterium window:
- the eno gene encoding phosphopyruvate hydratase, with protein MTEIINVTAREILDSRGNPTVEAEVTLTSGVTGRAAVPSGASTGEHEMLELRDGNKSRFLGKGVEKAVNNVKEKIGPEIIGMDCLRQKEIDYAMINLDGTENKGSLGANAILGVSLACARAAATVMEMPLYRYIGGIMATDIPVPMMNILNGGAHADNNVDIQEFMVMPVGAPSFREGLRMCAEVFHNLKAVLKGKGCNTSVGDEGGFAPNLKSNEEALSVIMQAIEKAKYRPGQDIFIALDSAASSFYVDGKYVMAAEKKPNKTAEEMVSFYQGLVKKYPIISIEDGLAEDDWDGWKLLTEKLGGKVQIVGDDLFVTNRTRLEKGIKSGVANSILIKLNQIGTLTETLETIQRAKEAGYTTVVSHRSGETEDTSMADVAVAANCGQIKSGSVSRSERLAKYNQLLRIEEELGEMAVYRGKAAFYSISMK; from the coding sequence ATGACGGAAATCATCAATGTAACGGCCAGAGAAATATTGGATTCAAGAGGAAATCCCACTGTCGAGGCTGAGGTGACGCTGACCTCCGGGGTAACCGGGCGGGCTGCTGTCCCCTCCGGCGCCTCGACGGGAGAACATGAAATGCTGGAGCTGAGGGACGGAAATAAGAGTCGCTTCCTGGGTAAAGGTGTGGAAAAGGCGGTAAACAATGTTAAGGAAAAGATCGGGCCAGAGATTATCGGCATGGATTGCCTTCGCCAGAAGGAAATTGATTATGCCATGATTAACCTGGACGGCACCGAAAACAAGGGCTCTCTCGGCGCCAATGCCATCCTCGGCGTATCCCTGGCCTGTGCCAGGGCGGCGGCAACGGTCATGGAAATGCCGCTTTACCGTTATATCGGCGGCATCATGGCCACAGATATTCCTGTGCCCATGATGAATATCTTGAACGGCGGCGCTCATGCCGATAACAACGTGGATATTCAGGAATTTATGGTGATGCCGGTAGGCGCTCCCAGCTTCCGGGAAGGTTTGAGGATGTGCGCCGAGGTTTTTCATAATTTGAAAGCGGTGCTCAAAGGCAAGGGGTGCAATACGTCGGTAGGCGATGAAGGCGGATTTGCTCCCAATCTAAAGTCAAATGAAGAGGCCCTCTCCGTGATCATGCAGGCCATTGAAAAAGCCAAATACCGGCCCGGCCAGGATATTTTCATCGCTCTGGACTCGGCGGCCAGCTCTTTCTATGTGGACGGCAAATATGTCATGGCCGCAGAAAAAAAACCTAATAAAACAGCCGAAGAGATGGTCAGCTTTTATCAGGGGCTCGTGAAAAAATATCCCATTATTTCCATAGAAGACGGACTGGCCGAAGATGACTGGGACGGTTGGAAACTGCTGACGGAGAAATTGGGCGGCAAGGTCCAGATCGTCGGCGATGACCTGTTCGTTACCAACCGGACCAGACTGGAGAAGGGCATCAAATCAGGGGTGGCCAATTCTATTCTCATCAAACTCAATCAGATCGGCACCCTGACGGAGACCTTGGAAACGATCCAGCGCGCTAAAGAAGCGGGGTACACCACCGTTGTCTCTCACCGTTCCGGAGAAACGGAAGATACCTCCATGGCCGACGTGGCGGTAGCGGCCAACTGCGGACAGATAAAAAGCGGTTCCGTATCCCGGAGCGAACGTCTGGCAAAATACAATCAGCTCCTGAGGATCGAAGAGGAGCTGGGCGAAATGGCCGTTTATCGCGGGAAAGCGGCATTCTACTCGATCTCAATGAAATAA
- the smpB gene encoding SsrA-binding protein SmpB: MAQKIICQNKLARLNYFIDDTYEAGIVLVGTELKALRAGKANVKDSYALVQRGEVFLYDLHIGPYSHGNRANHEPLRVRKLLLHKREIKRLYGKSQERGMSLFPLKLYFKNGKVKVEIGVGKGKKLYDKREDMKKKDDMRDVERGLRSRHREG; encoded by the coding sequence GTGGCTCAGAAGATCATCTGCCAGAATAAATTAGCGAGATTGAATTATTTTATTGACGATACCTATGAAGCAGGGATCGTGCTGGTTGGTACGGAATTGAAGGCGCTACGCGCGGGGAAAGCGAATGTAAAAGACAGCTATGCCCTCGTGCAGCGCGGGGAAGTCTTTCTCTATGATCTGCATATCGGCCCCTATTCGCACGGTAACCGTGCCAATCATGAGCCTTTGCGGGTGAGAAAATTGCTGTTGCATAAAAGGGAGATAAAACGTCTGTATGGCAAGTCGCAGGAAAGGGGCATGTCGCTTTTTCCACTAAAACTATACTTCAAGAACGGCAAGGTCAAGGTAGAGATCGGCGTTGGCAAGGGTAAAAAGCTTTACGATAAAAGGGAGGATATGAAGAAGAAAGACGACATGAGGGATGTGGAAAGAGGACTCCGGTCAAGGCATCGTGAGGGATAG